CGGCGCGTGTCAACCGCCCACCTCGGGCCGCGGGCGGGAGACGTAACGGTTGCCCCGGATCCAGAAGCGGAGGGGCAGGTCGGTCGCGCGAGTGATTCCGACGCGGAGCCCGGTGGCGATGGCGACGGCAGGCCGCGGCTCGGGCGCCAGGATGACGAGCGGGCCCCGCGCGAGGTCGCGGCCGTTGTCGGCGAGGGTGATGGCGAGCGCCTCCGTGAGCTTGGCCGGGCCATTCGTCAGGGCGATCGACTCGAGCGGCAGGCCGCGGCGGCGCGCCATCACCGCGAGGCCACGGGTCGGCTCGAGGGCGCGGATGAGGACGCAGCCCGGCACGCCGGGCGGGCCCGTGATGGCGTTGAGGCAGGCGTGGAGCCCGTAGGCCTGGAAGACGTAGGCCACGCCACCCGGGCCGTAGAAGAGGGTGTGCGAGGAGGGCCGAAACGCCGCATGCGACGCGGCATCCTCGGGCCCGAGGTATGCCTCGGTCTCGACGATGCGGCCGGCGGCAGGCGCGCCCCGCAGGCGCGAGACGAGCAGACAGCCCAGGAGGTCGCGCGCGACCGCGGGGGCGGGGCGGAGGTAGAACCGGCGAGGCAGCGGGGCGAGGCGGGGGGGGCGCCGCGCCGTCAGGGCTTCAGGCGGCGGAGCACGGCCTCGAGGGCGTCGCTGGCGTCCTGGCGGTCCTGGAGCAGCCCCTCGTACCGGTCGCGCAGCTCCTGAAGCGCGCGCGTGGTCCCCTCGTGCTCCACGACCAGGCTGCCATGGGCCGCGCCGAGCTCGGAGACCTCGCGAGCCTTCTGTCCGTGGTCTTCGACGAGCGCGGTGTGGGCCGACCGGAGCTCCCCGAGCGCCCGCGCGGTCTCATCGTGCTCCTGGCGCAGGCGGTCGTAGCTCTCCTTCAGCTCGTGATGGTTTCGGCCCAGCCACTCGCAGGCGGCGCGGAGCTGCTCGTGCTCCCGGTGGAGCGTCTCCATGGACCCGACGAAGGCGTCCCAGTCGGTCACGATCTTCCGGACCACTTCGACGACCGCCTTCAGCTCGCCGACGTTCAGCTCACTCATGGCTGCTCCTCCTGCTCGGACTCACGCGGATCCCCCCGCGCGGAACCACGATCGGAAGATCGCTGCCCTCGCCCGGACCGGCGGCGAGTAGGGCCCAATTTTACACTCGATCGAATCTCCACACTGAGCTCGTTACCCATAACTCACTGATTTTACTGGTTATTGGCTTCGCGATTTTGCGGTGTCCCGTGCCGGCGAGGCCCGGAGGAGCCGTCGCGGGCGCGACATCGGGCACGCCGCTTGCTCATTCGGTGAGATCGGAGGCCGCGCATCCGGACTGGCGCGCGGATCGCTCCGCGGGAGGGAGGACGAGGCGATACGCTCCGTCAGCCTCCGGTGACACCCGAGCCGAGGAGGAGGGCAGTCATGCGTCGAGTGTGGATCACCGGGTGCATCGTCGTGCTCGTGGCCGGCGGGCCGGCGGTGGAGAGGCCGGATCGGGGTCTGGCCGCCGCCGCGGGGCCGCGCGAGGGACGGCTCGAGGGGCTTGCCCCCGAGGCCAAGGCCGCCCGCCGCCGCTGGGCCCTCATGAAGATGGACGAGATGGACGACGAGCGCCTCCGCTGCCGCGAGCGCTTCACGGCGCCCCGTCAGATCATGGACTGCGAGGCCGGATGCGAGCGACGCTACCGCGAGTACAACGAGATCTACCTCGAGGCTGCCCGCGAGTAGCGATCTGGCCTGATCGCTCAGGCCGTCACGTCGACGAGGACCTTCATCACGGGACCGCCGCCGAGGGCCTGCTCCATCCCGGCCTGGAGCGACCCGAGCGGGATCCGACGACTCACGAGCGAAGCCAGGGGGATGGCGCCGGATGCCGCCAGGGCGATGGCCTGTTCCCAGTCCTCGCGCGCGTAGAGGCGGCTGCCGTGCATGGTGAGCTCGCGGGCGAACATGCGGTAGAGGTCGACCGGCATCGGGGCGGCGTGGATGGCGACGAGGCTCACCGTGCCCCAGGCGCGTACCACGTCGGTCATCACGCGGACCACGGCCGGGTTCCCCGTCACCTCGAAGGCGACGTCCACGCCGTCGCCCCCGGTCCATTCCTCGGCGAACCGCACGACGTCCTGACCCGGTCCGACCGGCTGGAGCCCCAGCTTGTCGAGCATCTCTACCCGGAACGGGTTCACCTCGGCGACGGCCACCCGCGCACCCCGCTGGCGCGCCACCAGCGCGATCAGCGTGCCGATCGGTCCGCCGCCGAACACGAGGACCGCGTCCTGCGTCTGGACGTCGGCGCGGCGGACGTCATGGGTGGCGACCGCCAGGGGCTCGATGAGCGCCGCGTGGTCGTCGGAGAGCGAATCGGGGACGCGGAGCAGGCGCTCGACCGGCACCGTCCAGTACTCCTGCATCCCGCCGGGGAGGTCGACCCCCAGGACCTTGAGCTCGTAGCAGATGTAGGCGGCGCCTATCCGGCACGCCCGGCACTTCCCACAGGACTGGACCGGCTCGACCACGACACGGTCCCCGGCAGTGAAGCCGCTCGCGGCCGGGGCCTCCGCGACCTCGGCAACGGTCTCGTGGCCGATGATGCCGCCCTTCGGCACCCGGTGGTCCAGATGCCCCTGATAGATGTGGAGGTCGGTCCCGCAGATCCCCACCCGGCGTACCCGCAGGAGCGCCTCGCCGGGGCCGGCCACCGGCACCGGCGCCGTGCCCGGCCTGAACGTCTGCGCTCCCTCGTAGAACACCGCCCGCATCGTGCCGGCTCTGGCCATGGAAGACCTC
The sequence above is drawn from the Candidatus Methylomirabilota bacterium genome and encodes:
- a CDS encoding DNA-3-methyladenine glycosylase — encoded protein: MTARRPPRLAPLPRRFYLRPAPAVARDLLGCLLVSRLRGAPAAGRIVETEAYLGPEDAASHAAFRPSSHTLFYGPGGVAYVFQAYGLHACLNAITGPPGVPGCVLIRALEPTRGLAVMARRRGLPLESIALTNGPAKLTEALAITLADNGRDLARGPLVILAPEPRPAVAIATGLRVGITRATDLPLRFWIRGNRYVSRPRPEVGG
- a CDS encoding alcohol dehydrogenase catalytic domain-containing protein, with protein sequence MARAGTMRAVFYEGAQTFRPGTAPVPVAGPGEALLRVRRVGICGTDLHIYQGHLDHRVPKGGIIGHETVAEVAEAPAASGFTAGDRVVVEPVQSCGKCRACRIGAAYICYELKVLGVDLPGGMQEYWTVPVERLLRVPDSLSDDHAALIEPLAVATHDVRRADVQTQDAVLVFGGGPIGTLIALVARQRGARVAVAEVNPFRVEMLDKLGLQPVGPGQDVVRFAEEWTGGDGVDVAFEVTGNPAVVRVMTDVVRAWGTVSLVAIHAAPMPVDLYRMFARELTMHGSRLYAREDWEQAIALAASGAIPLASLVSRRIPLGSLQAGMEQALGGGPVMKVLVDVTA